A part of Candidatus Electrothrix aestuarii genomic DNA contains:
- the trxA gene encoding thioredoxin — translation MAGDNVIAVSDSDFEAKVEKSELPCLVDFWAPWCGPCKAIGPVIDELADEFAGKVQVAKMNVDDSPTTPGKFGIKAIPTLILFKNGEAVDRITGAVGKAQLKELMSKA, via the coding sequence ATGGCTGGTGATAATGTCATCGCTGTGAGTGACAGTGACTTTGAAGCAAAGGTGGAAAAAAGCGAATTGCCCTGTCTGGTGGATTTCTGGGCCCCGTGGTGTGGTCCCTGTAAGGCCATTGGTCCGGTCATTGACGAGCTGGCTGATGAGTTTGCCGGTAAAGTGCAGGTTGCAAAGATGAATGTAGATGATAGCCCTACAACCCCAGGTAAGTTCGGCATCAAGGCTATCCCTACTCTGATTCTGTTTAAGAACGGTGAAGCAGTTGATCGTATCACCGGTGCTGTAGGCAAAGCTCAGCTCAAAGAGCTGATGAGTAAGGCATAA
- a CDS encoding MBL fold metallo-hydrolase — translation MAISSYQAIDLFRWLMDKEDIVVLDVRNEKDFSRSHVESPYPFELHNISYYDFMEGEQEAIARVPANRRIRIVCAKEGSAKYVAEILDNNGFADVGYLSGGFKSWGNMLVPKLVADEEGYQLYQFIRPAKASCSYGLLYNKEMMVFDPSRNIDFYLDFAAEKGCTLTKTFETHLQADYISGSRAIAEKTGATFYANEGDFGGSNNPYTPVNDGESHCFTDSDSGPKVKVLFTPGHTPGSTSYIINEKYMISGDTVFISSVGRPDLGGQAESWATMLYTTIGMIQQLDKNLAILPGHYMNWEEANDALLFTTSLGDAIERNKTIYSIASEKEFIQFIKENMRPQPEEYAVIRLVNANKEEVDSNRAEVLDIGKNECAATAYAKAQAEKEAAS, via the coding sequence ATGGCAATTAGCAGCTATCAAGCAATCGATCTTTTTCGCTGGCTTATGGATAAGGAAGATATTGTTGTTCTTGATGTACGTAACGAAAAAGACTTTTCCCGTTCCCACGTAGAATCCCCCTATCCCTTTGAGCTCCATAACATTTCTTATTACGATTTCATGGAAGGCGAGCAGGAAGCAATCGCCCGAGTTCCGGCCAATCGCCGCATCCGCATTGTCTGCGCCAAAGAAGGCTCTGCAAAATATGTCGCAGAAATTCTGGACAACAACGGATTTGCCGATGTGGGATATTTATCAGGAGGCTTTAAAAGCTGGGGCAACATGCTGGTCCCGAAATTGGTCGCTGATGAAGAAGGATATCAACTCTATCAGTTTATCCGCCCAGCCAAGGCCTCATGTTCCTATGGCCTCCTCTACAACAAAGAAATGATGGTGTTCGACCCTTCGCGGAATATAGATTTCTACCTTGATTTTGCCGCAGAAAAGGGATGTACTCTTACTAAGACTTTTGAAACCCATCTCCAGGCAGATTATATCTCGGGCTCCAGGGCCATTGCTGAAAAAACCGGAGCAACATTTTACGCGAATGAGGGAGACTTTGGCGGCTCAAACAACCCCTACACGCCGGTTAACGACGGAGAGAGCCACTGTTTTACAGACAGTGACAGCGGACCGAAGGTGAAGGTGCTGTTTACCCCCGGTCATACGCCAGGCTCAACCTCCTACATCATTAATGAGAAATATATGATCTCCGGCGACACGGTTTTTATCTCCTCCGTAGGACGACCTGATCTTGGCGGCCAGGCCGAATCCTGGGCAACTATGCTCTACACAACGATAGGCATGATACAGCAGCTTGATAAAAATCTGGCCATCCTTCCGGGTCACTATATGAATTGGGAAGAGGCAAATGATGCGCTGCTATTTACAACCTCTCTCGGAGATGCCATCGAGCGCAATAAAACGATCTACTCGATTGCCAGTGAGAAGGAATTCATCCAGTTCATCAAAGAAAATATGCGTCCCCAGCCGGAGGAGTACGCCGTCATAAGGCTCGTAAACGCCAACAAGGAAGAGGTAGACAGTAATCGGGCTGAAGTACTTGATATCGGCAAAAACGAATGTGCCGCAACCGCTTATGCCAAGGCGCAGGCTGAAAAAGAGGCGGCCTCCTAA
- the trxB gene encoding thioredoxin-disulfide reductase: MKKTDYQLIIVGGGPAGLTAGLYAARGRLNALLIEKGATGGQVLLTDWVDNYPGFYDGITGFELMDKMTAHVDRFGLEKKFANVTAMDLQGEQKVITLESGEELTAQSVIISTGAKPRKLGVPGEEELQGKGVSYCATCDGPFYRDQEIAVVGGGNTAVQEALHLTKFASKVTVIHRRDTLRATAILQEKAFASEKIQFIWDAQVSEILGDQESVTSLNIQHNDGATSTLPVTGIFVLIGVVPNNEMLPLDQLGIDEGGFVVTDAEMATKQTGVYAAGDIRSKNSRQIINAAGEGATAELSAEHYLSNLADNAE; encoded by the coding sequence ATGAAGAAAACAGATTATCAACTGATCATTGTCGGTGGTGGACCCGCCGGTTTGACCGCAGGGTTGTATGCTGCACGAGGCCGTCTCAATGCATTACTCATTGAAAAAGGGGCTACCGGAGGGCAGGTCCTGCTGACAGATTGGGTGGATAATTATCCTGGTTTTTACGATGGCATCACGGGTTTTGAGTTGATGGACAAGATGACCGCCCATGTTGATCGTTTTGGTCTGGAGAAGAAATTCGCCAACGTGACCGCTATGGATCTTCAAGGTGAGCAGAAGGTCATCACGTTGGAGTCGGGAGAAGAACTCACGGCCCAAAGCGTTATTATCAGCACCGGTGCCAAACCGAGAAAGCTTGGCGTGCCTGGTGAAGAGGAATTGCAAGGAAAGGGCGTTTCTTACTGCGCCACCTGCGATGGTCCTTTTTATCGGGATCAGGAGATAGCTGTGGTTGGCGGCGGCAACACGGCTGTCCAGGAGGCCCTTCATCTCACCAAATTCGCCTCCAAGGTCACGGTGATCCATCGGCGCGATACCCTGCGGGCAACGGCTATTTTGCAGGAAAAGGCCTTTGCCTCGGAAAAAATTCAGTTTATCTGGGATGCGCAGGTGAGCGAGATCCTGGGTGATCAAGAAAGTGTCACCTCATTGAATATCCAACATAATGACGGTGCTACTTCTACTTTGCCGGTGACTGGTATTTTTGTTTTGATCGGCGTGGTCCCGAATAATGAAATGCTGCCCCTGGATCAGCTGGGTATTGATGAAGGGGGCTTTGTGGTCACAGATGCTGAAATGGCCACCAAACAAACCGGTGTCTACGCGGCTGGCGATATCCGGAGCAAGAATTCCCGGCAGATCATCAATGCCGCCGGTGAGGGCGCAACCGCAGAGCTGTCAGCAGAACATTACCTCAGTAATCTGGCCGATAACGCCGAGTGA
- a CDS encoding cell wall hydrolase — MSFLEGLLWLTLNVYHEARSEPQIGQLAVAHVTLNRANQNNQTVEQAVTAPRQFSWTFLQKSYMPKETGAFVDCLQTAMKAMTTDDFTDGATFYHREDVHPKWAGEKTYVAQYGEHIFYRNN, encoded by the coding sequence ATGAGTTTTCTTGAGGGATTACTTTGGCTCACTCTTAACGTTTATCACGAAGCCCGTAGCGAACCGCAAATCGGCCAGCTTGCCGTTGCTCACGTTACCTTAAACAGGGCAAATCAAAATAATCAGACCGTCGAGCAGGCTGTTACAGCACCGCGCCAGTTCAGTTGGACCTTTCTGCAAAAGTCATATATGCCAAAGGAGACAGGTGCCTTTGTCGATTGTCTTCAGACGGCCATGAAGGCTATGACAACAGATGATTTTACGGACGGTGCGACTTTTTACCACCGTGAGGATGTGCATCCGAAATGGGCCGGAGAAAAAACCTATGTAGCCCAGTATGGTGAGCATATTTTTTATAGAAATAATTAA
- a CDS encoding bacteriohemerythrin — MLYTWKNEYSVGVSRFDNHHKKLFDIANQLHEMMKSGKGAEVIEPTLRELIDYTKYHLDEEEKAMERIAYSGISSHKRAHSIFTEKLNGALVEIEKGRAQFVVVKVSKTVIDWLIDHIFVVDQKYTAEMNAAGIS; from the coding sequence ATGCTTTATACTTGGAAAAATGAATACAGCGTAGGGGTTTCACGGTTTGACAATCATCATAAAAAGCTTTTCGATATCGCCAATCAGCTACATGAAATGATGAAAAGTGGTAAAGGGGCGGAAGTTATTGAGCCTACGCTCAGGGAGTTGATTGATTATACGAAATATCATCTTGATGAAGAAGAAAAGGCAATGGAAAGAATTGCCTACTCCGGTATCTCTTCTCATAAGAGGGCTCATTCTATTTTTACTGAGAAATTGAATGGAGCTTTAGTTGAAATAGAAAAAGGCCGTGCCCAGTTCGTCGTTGTTAAGGTCTCAAAAACGGTTATTGACTGGTTGATTGATCATATCTTTGTTGTCGATCAGAAATATACTGCGGAGATGAACGCAGCAGGGATAAGTTAA
- a CDS encoding PAS domain S-box protein, which translates to MSLLLLYYGPITPMQSESVPFYRRLRFSMMLTVLVLVTLISGTSILISYYVTGQKIERDVTTEFFNTESVANTCFELFKRQLSFVSQGVADELALRQMQDRDGQQPLDELFRSLVGKKNVDALFLARPNGPVITSSAKDLALAALLSRHQTVQGQMATGQSFSTIVQVASGPGTEQMEKKRFYMVAAVPLRSLSSSQGFFVVSCDLMDSSFLLRFPIYSHMDITLVSENTVIATTLSPQYLHQAGDTYPYLKSSILLPGAIELIHESSFFKEKMYVKIKYIPGMENSTSNFIVFSHPSRLVLATKKEFGQHFIIILFVGLCCSIMLIFFITGSVLNPIKELKQLVHKISEGDLSNRIESNVTNEFTPLINQFNNMLNLIQRKDEELWDIVEAKTTELRQRNVFIDNLLRSSQVMGIVATDMNLVVTYFNPVAEKLFGFKAEEVIGQKVTEFHPQIKNREDQFNSLIDNALRKGSHTFTVGTSNFPYDTTGELTIEGGGERKDQRIIEVYLSPIKAKSEQGREIASGLMLMAQDITAARRMDERLHSALAELKVILDNTMLGLILVQDERVIRVNTTFESMFGYSFDEIVEMPWSDFRSAIFAGKEAECWDGSGRMFSMVKKTEPGMKEQQPFWSKVRQVSIDSDRHKESKRELYLFEDMSSQNEMFEKIQRLSQAVEQSSNSVVITSTDGIIEYVNRTFVTTTGYHAYEIIGQSLEILAPSQAEADVYKKMWLAVRAGEEWTGELVNKKKDGVRYEENVVASPIRNEENEITHIIVTKENITDLKKARQQADSANKAKSEFLANMSHEIRTPMNSIIGMTELLLDTELYPEQKGYVENVNSSASVLLSLINDILDFSKIEAGKLELDYRPFKPRDLAEEVVGTLKILAEQKGIDLRLDIIQDDDCYPLGDSLRIRQVLLNLLGNAIKFTHQGNVTLEVSIRSTHANYCSASFTISDTGIGISQDQQENIFANFTQADSSITRDFGGTGLGLAISNRLLQMMGSEIYLKSTLGVGSVFSFNLLLEEAKHPVRDTEQQQEMIGSSIRSLDILLVEDNPANQRLAVIILEKQDQKVTVANNGLEALSYLSRQHFDLIFMDMQMPVMDGLTSTRYIRQVEQGVAIDLPELDAVSDQLHDRLVGGHVYIVAVTANAMYEDRKQCLEAGMDEYLSKPYKKYSLLKVLYNFDEKHAAQLSSQPEKEEEKTVAVLWDDVLQHLMKHFELETEDAETVLVTYAESLAQGLIDLRKHMENGEGTEGGRQAHAMKGGLLNLGLNQLAESAFTLEKELPQGIETKHFDLLEKLAESLKGLTTTT; encoded by the coding sequence TTGTCCCTATTGCTTCTCTATTACGGACCCATCACACCTATGCAAAGCGAAAGCGTTCCCTTTTACAGACGGCTCCGTTTCAGCATGATGCTTACCGTGTTGGTTCTGGTTACGTTAATCAGCGGAACCAGTATCCTGATAAGTTATTATGTGACTGGTCAGAAAATAGAAAGGGACGTTACAACAGAGTTTTTTAATACTGAGAGTGTAGCAAATACATGTTTTGAGCTGTTTAAACGCCAGCTTTCTTTTGTCTCTCAAGGTGTAGCAGATGAACTGGCTCTCCGCCAGATGCAGGATAGGGATGGGCAACAACCTTTGGATGAGTTATTTCGTTCGCTGGTAGGGAAGAAAAATGTTGATGCGCTTTTTCTTGCCCGTCCCAATGGTCCGGTTATTACCTCGTCTGCTAAGGATCTGGCCCTTGCAGCACTTCTGTCCCGGCATCAGACTGTTCAGGGGCAAATGGCTACGGGACAATCGTTCAGTACTATCGTGCAGGTTGCCTCTGGCCCAGGTACTGAACAGATGGAGAAAAAACGTTTTTATATGGTTGCCGCTGTTCCTCTCCGCTCGCTCTCTTCTTCTCAGGGTTTTTTCGTGGTGAGTTGCGACCTTATGGATAGTTCATTTTTGCTCCGCTTTCCAATATATTCCCATATGGATATAACCCTGGTGAGTGAGAATACTGTTATTGCAACCACTCTTTCGCCGCAATATCTTCACCAGGCAGGGGATACATATCCTTATTTAAAATCATCTATATTACTTCCCGGGGCAATTGAGCTCATCCATGAAAGCTCTTTTTTTAAAGAGAAGATGTATGTGAAGATCAAATATATTCCTGGGATGGAAAATAGCACCAGTAATTTTATCGTTTTTTCTCATCCCTCCAGACTTGTTCTGGCCACCAAAAAGGAATTCGGTCAACATTTTATTATTATCCTTTTTGTAGGGCTCTGTTGTTCCATTATGCTGATTTTCTTTATCACGGGCTCGGTTCTTAATCCTATAAAAGAATTGAAACAGCTCGTGCATAAAATCAGTGAGGGCGATTTAAGCAACAGGATTGAGTCTAATGTCACGAATGAGTTTACTCCGCTGATCAATCAATTCAATAATATGCTGAATTTGATTCAGCGCAAAGATGAAGAGTTGTGGGATATCGTTGAGGCGAAGACGACTGAGCTTCGACAACGGAATGTTTTTATAGATAATCTCTTGCGGTCTTCCCAGGTGATGGGCATCGTGGCCACGGATATGAATCTGGTAGTGACCTATTTTAATCCGGTTGCGGAAAAACTCTTTGGGTTTAAGGCTGAGGAGGTTATTGGCCAAAAGGTCACGGAGTTTCATCCCCAAATAAAAAATCGTGAAGATCAGTTTAATAGTCTCATTGATAACGCTCTGCGCAAAGGCTCTCATACCTTTACTGTTGGGACGTCGAATTTTCCGTATGATACAACAGGTGAGCTGACAATCGAGGGGGGGGGAGAAAGAAAGGATCAGCGTATTATTGAAGTCTATCTTTCTCCAATCAAAGCAAAGAGCGAGCAAGGCCGGGAGATCGCCAGCGGGCTCATGTTGATGGCTCAGGATATCACTGCTGCCCGGCGGATGGACGAGCGTCTCCATTCTGCATTGGCGGAATTAAAGGTGATTCTCGATAATACTATGCTTGGACTTATCCTGGTCCAGGACGAACGTGTCATCCGGGTGAATACGACCTTTGAGAGTATGTTCGGCTATTCTTTTGACGAGATAGTGGAGATGCCTTGGTCTGATTTTCGATCAGCGATTTTTGCCGGAAAAGAAGCGGAATGTTGGGACGGTAGTGGCCGGATGTTTTCTATGGTGAAAAAAACTGAACCTGGCATGAAGGAGCAACAGCCCTTCTGGAGCAAGGTTCGGCAGGTCTCTATTGACAGTGACAGGCATAAGGAAAGCAAAAGAGAGCTGTACCTTTTTGAGGATATGAGCAGCCAAAATGAGATGTTTGAGAAGATACAACGTCTCAGTCAGGCTGTAGAACAGAGCTCGAACTCGGTTGTTATTACCAGTACCGATGGGATAATTGAGTATGTCAATCGGACCTTTGTCACTACAACCGGCTATCATGCCTATGAGATTATCGGCCAGAGTCTGGAAATCTTAGCCCCCAGTCAGGCTGAAGCCGATGTGTATAAAAAAATGTGGTTAGCTGTCCGGGCTGGTGAAGAGTGGACAGGTGAATTGGTTAATAAAAAGAAAGATGGCGTTCGCTATGAGGAAAATGTTGTTGCCTCTCCTATTCGTAATGAAGAGAATGAAATAACGCATATTATTGTTACGAAAGAAAATATAACCGATCTGAAAAAAGCCCGGCAGCAGGCAGACAGTGCGAATAAGGCCAAGAGTGAGTTCCTTGCCAATATGAGCCATGAAATTCGTACGCCTATGAATTCCATCATAGGAATGACCGAGCTCCTACTTGATACGGAATTATATCCTGAACAAAAAGGATATGTTGAGAATGTAAACAGCTCGGCTAGTGTCCTTTTGTCACTTATAAATGACATTTTAGATTTTTCAAAGATTGAGGCAGGAAAATTGGAACTTGATTATCGTCCTTTCAAACCCAGAGATCTTGCTGAGGAGGTTGTTGGGACATTGAAAATACTGGCGGAGCAGAAGGGGATTGATCTCCGTCTGGATATTATTCAGGATGACGACTGCTATCCTTTAGGAGACTCTTTACGTATCAGACAGGTCTTGCTGAATCTGCTTGGTAATGCTATTAAATTTACCCATCAGGGGAATGTGACGCTTGAAGTAAGTATTCGTTCCACTCATGCTAATTATTGCTCTGCGAGTTTCACGATCAGCGATACTGGTATAGGTATATCTCAGGACCAGCAGGAAAATATTTTTGCCAACTTCACCCAGGCGGACAGCTCAATAACCCGAGATTTTGGAGGAACTGGTCTGGGCTTGGCTATAAGTAATCGTCTCCTCCAGATGATGGGAAGTGAAATTTACCTGAAGAGTACCTTAGGAGTTGGAAGTGTTTTTTCTTTCAATCTCCTCTTAGAAGAAGCAAAACACCCGGTGCGTGATACCGAGCAACAACAGGAAATGATTGGTTCCTCTATACGGAGCCTTGATATTCTTCTTGTTGAAGATAATCCGGCAAATCAGCGTTTGGCCGTAATAATTCTTGAAAAACAAGACCAGAAGGTTACGGTAGCTAATAATGGACTTGAGGCCCTCTCCTATTTAAGTCGCCAACATTTTGATCTTATCTTTATGGATATGCAGATGCCGGTTATGGATGGTTTGACATCAACCCGTTATATACGGCAGGTTGAACAAGGAGTAGCCATTGATTTGCCGGAGCTGGATGCTGTTTCAGATCAGTTGCATGACCGGCTGGTAGGCGGGCATGTCTATATTGTTGCGGTAACTGCCAATGCTATGTATGAGGACAGAAAGCAGTGCCTTGAGGCAGGAATGGATGAGTATCTGAGTAAACCGTATAAAAAGTATTCTCTTTTGAAGGTATTATATAATTTTGATGAAAAGCATGCTGCCCAGCTTTCTTCCCAGCCAGAAAAAGAGGAAGAAAAAACAGTAGCTGTTTTGTGGGACGACGTCTTGCAACACCTGATGAAGCATTTTGAGCTGGAAACAGAAGATGCTGAAACTGTCCTTGTTACTTATGCTGAATCTCTTGCGCAAGGGCTTATTGACTTGAGGAAGCATATGGAGAATGGCGAGGGAACTGAAGGAGGTCGTCAGGCCCATGCCATGAAAGGTGGATTGCTTAATCTTGGATTGAATCAGCTTGCAGAAAGCGCATTTACTCTTGAAAAAGAGCTGCCTCAGGGAATAGAAACAAAACATTTTGATCTGCTGGAAAAACTTGCTGAGTCTCTGAAGGGGCTCACGACCACGACATAA
- a CDS encoding branched-chain amino acid ABC transporter permease — protein MDYFLQNLINALQWGSFYAVISIGYSMVYGVLMLFNFAHGDIFMVGTYIGFGIATLLLALFGAIMPGWAIFLLTVAVTMFLTAWVGVFVEVVGYRPLRGAPRASAAITGLMIGIIFETGNLIILGAKRLSFPSLIESVSYNIGGVYFTNVKVLIIVVSLILMLALHTFIQKSKWGMAMRAMSYDFQAVPLMGISINILAPLTFAVGAGLASVAGVLYGQAYPVLDPYMGILLGWKAFVAAILGGRGSIMGAALAGYLLGAIEIFTAMVFPSTFRDLISYTIILIILTFRPRGFFGMAHSTQLRL, from the coding sequence ATGGATTATTTCCTCCAGAATCTCATCAACGCCCTGCAATGGGGAAGCTTTTACGCCGTTATCTCTATCGGCTACTCAATGGTCTACGGCGTCCTGATGCTGTTCAACTTTGCGCATGGGGATATTTTTATGGTGGGGACCTATATAGGTTTCGGGATTGCCACTCTGCTCTTAGCGCTGTTCGGCGCCATAATGCCAGGCTGGGCAATCTTCCTGCTGACTGTTGCCGTGACCATGTTTCTCACCGCCTGGGTTGGTGTTTTTGTTGAAGTGGTGGGCTATCGCCCTTTACGGGGAGCCCCCAGGGCCTCTGCGGCTATCACTGGCCTGATGATCGGCATCATCTTTGAGACAGGAAACCTGATTATCCTCGGCGCCAAGCGGCTCAGTTTCCCCAGCCTCATCGAATCGGTGAGCTATAATATAGGAGGAGTCTATTTCACCAACGTGAAGGTACTGATTATCGTCGTCTCCCTGATCCTCATGCTCGCTTTGCATACCTTTATTCAAAAGAGCAAATGGGGAATGGCGATGCGTGCCATGTCCTACGATTTCCAGGCCGTGCCGCTGATGGGTATTTCCATCAACATCCTTGCACCGTTAACCTTTGCTGTTGGAGCCGGACTCGCCTCGGTGGCTGGTGTCTTATACGGACAGGCCTATCCGGTGCTCGACCCCTACATGGGTATCCTCCTTGGCTGGAAGGCCTTTGTGGCGGCAATTCTCGGCGGTAGGGGCTCTATTATGGGGGCAGCTCTTGCCGGGTATCTCCTGGGAGCAATCGAGATATTTACTGCAATGGTCTTTCCTTCGACCTTCCGGGATCTCATTTCCTACACCATCATCCTGATTATCCTGACCTTCCGACCACGGGGATTTTTCGGTATGGCGCATAGCACCCAGCTCAGGTTGTAA
- a CDS encoding murein L,D-transpeptidase family protein: MRMLIDSLTRYILLLLCASAGMTCITWMAPIPPSAAASSLSPLTEEVPPPTTPKADRLMIQAEPRVRKELARKGMRLGQPVFMRIFKLSKQLEVWIYSKGKFRLFKNYPICNYSGYVGPKQAEGDWQSPEGFYTVSAAQMNPRSRFHLSFNIGYPNRYDSEQKCTGSAIMVHGNCVSQGCFAMGNDQIEEIYLLAYQAFLNGQEEFSIHIFPFRMTRKNMVKFRYSPWYDFWSNLAAGYNAFEQTRQVPTISTSGGRYVFEDEKEQWIRKRWVLIQKPDDPQER, encoded by the coding sequence ATGCGTATGCTAATAGACTCTCTCACTCGTTATATTCTCCTGCTCCTTTGCGCTTCAGCAGGCATGACCTGTATCACCTGGATGGCGCCCATCCCTCCTTCCGCCGCTGCCAGCTCATTGAGTCCGCTGACAGAGGAAGTACCTCCGCCAACAACGCCAAAGGCGGATCGACTCATGATCCAGGCAGAACCCAGAGTAAGAAAAGAGCTTGCCCGCAAAGGAATGCGGCTGGGCCAGCCCGTTTTCATGCGCATCTTCAAGCTCTCAAAGCAACTTGAGGTCTGGATCTATAGCAAGGGGAAATTCAGACTCTTTAAAAACTATCCTATATGTAATTATTCAGGATATGTCGGCCCGAAACAGGCAGAAGGAGATTGGCAAAGCCCAGAGGGTTTTTATACGGTCTCTGCGGCCCAGATGAATCCGAGGAGTAGATTTCATCTCTCCTTTAACATCGGCTACCCTAACCGATACGATTCAGAGCAAAAATGCACAGGCAGTGCCATCATGGTGCATGGTAATTGTGTTTCGCAGGGCTGCTTTGCAATGGGCAATGACCAGATCGAGGAAATCTACCTCCTTGCTTACCAGGCCTTTCTCAACGGACAGGAAGAATTCAGCATTCACATTTTTCCCTTTCGCATGACCCGAAAAAACATGGTCAAATTTCGCTACTCACCCTGGTACGACTTCTGGTCCAACCTTGCGGCAGGGTATAACGCCTTTGAGCAGACACGTCAGGTCCCCACAATCTCCACCTCTGGAGGAAGATATGTCTTTGAGGACGAAAAAGAGCAGTGGATACGAAAGCGTTGGGTTTTAATCCAGAAGCCAGACGACCCGCAAGAAAGATAA
- a CDS encoding phosphotyrosine protein phosphatase, producing MNLLFVCSKNKLRSPTGEEVFSGYEGILAIGCGTNADAATPLSGDLVEWADIIFAMEKKHQSKIRKKFSKLAKDKKIVCLDIADNYDRMDPVLIRLLKKKVANHFTLPKKNDKPSCTL from the coding sequence ATGAACCTCCTCTTTGTTTGCAGTAAAAATAAACTTAGAAGCCCGACCGGTGAAGAGGTTTTCTCCGGCTATGAGGGAATACTGGCTATAGGTTGCGGAACCAATGCCGATGCTGCTACACCGTTAAGTGGAGACCTCGTGGAATGGGCTGATATTATCTTCGCGATGGAGAAAAAGCATCAAAGCAAGATACGAAAAAAATTCAGTAAACTGGCAAAAGACAAGAAGATAGTTTGCCTTGACATCGCTGACAACTACGACAGAATGGATCCTGTGCTCATCCGCCTCTTGAAAAAGAAAGTTGCCAACCATTTCACCTTACCGAAAAAAAATGACAAGCCCTCCTGCACTCTATAA